A genomic segment from Burkholderia plantarii encodes:
- a CDS encoding LLM class flavin-dependent oxidoreductase, giving the protein MTRKNLNFGIMLQGAGSHMNAWRHPAGPADASVNLAFMTRIAREAEANGIAFAFVADGLYINDRSIPHFLNRFEPISLLSALAAATSRIGLAGTLSTSYSHPFTVARQFASLDLLSGGRAGWNVVTSPLEGSAKNYGGAHPEHALRYEIADEYLEVVQGLWDSWDDDAFVRDRASGRFFDRDKLHTLDHKGRFFEVAGPLNIQRSPQGQPVIFQAGSSDAGIALAGKYADAVFTHSPSLDETREFAGRVRASAVAHGRAPDAVKLFPGIGPIVGATREEAEEKYRVIRELVTIDEALAYLGRFFDHHDFRQYPLDAPFPELGEIGRNSFRSTTDRIKATAKASGATLREVALDVTTPKTHFIGTGEEVADALIHWLDVGAADGFILGFPVQAQGFDDFARYVIPVLEARGRYTRQLAGTTLREHLGLPRRESRHTLARAVA; this is encoded by the coding sequence ATGACACGGAAAAACCTGAACTTCGGCATCATGCTGCAAGGCGCCGGCAGCCACATGAACGCCTGGCGGCACCCGGCCGGCCCGGCCGACGCGAGCGTCAACCTCGCGTTCATGACGCGCATCGCGCGCGAGGCGGAGGCGAACGGCATCGCGTTCGCGTTCGTCGCCGACGGCCTCTACATCAACGATCGCTCGATCCCGCATTTCCTGAACCGCTTCGAGCCGATCTCGCTGCTCTCGGCGCTGGCCGCGGCCACCAGCCGGATCGGCCTGGCCGGCACGCTGTCCACCTCGTACAGCCATCCGTTCACGGTGGCGCGCCAGTTCGCCTCGCTCGACCTGCTGAGCGGCGGGCGCGCCGGCTGGAACGTGGTGACCTCGCCGCTGGAGGGCTCGGCGAAGAACTACGGCGGCGCGCATCCCGAGCATGCGCTGCGCTACGAGATCGCCGACGAATACCTCGAGGTCGTGCAGGGCCTGTGGGACAGCTGGGACGACGACGCGTTCGTGCGCGACCGCGCGAGCGGCCGCTTCTTCGATCGCGACAAGCTGCACACGCTCGACCACAAGGGCCGCTTCTTCGAGGTGGCCGGCCCGCTCAACATCCAGCGTTCGCCGCAGGGCCAGCCGGTGATCTTCCAGGCCGGCTCGTCGGACGCCGGCATCGCGCTGGCCGGCAAGTATGCCGACGCGGTCTTCACGCATTCGCCGTCGCTCGACGAGACCCGCGAGTTCGCCGGGCGCGTGCGCGCGAGCGCGGTGGCGCACGGCCGCGCGCCCGACGCGGTGAAGCTGTTCCCCGGCATCGGGCCGATCGTCGGCGCCACGCGCGAGGAGGCCGAGGAGAAGTACCGCGTGATCCGCGAGCTGGTCACGATCGACGAGGCGCTCGCCTATCTCGGCCGCTTCTTCGACCATCACGATTTCCGCCAGTATCCGCTCGACGCGCCGTTTCCCGAGCTGGGCGAGATCGGCCGCAACAGCTTCCGCTCGACCACCGACCGCATCAAGGCGACCGCGAAGGCGAGCGGCGCGACGCTGCGCGAGGTGGCGCTCGACGTGACCACGCCGAAGACGCACTTCATCGGCACCGGCGAGGAGGTCGCCGACGCGCTGATCCACTGGCTCGACGTGGGCGCGGCCGACGGTTTCATCCTCGGTTTCCCGGTGCAGGCGCAGGGCTTCGACGATTTCGCCCGGTACGTGATTCCGGTGCTGGAGGCGCGCGGGCGCTACACGCGCCAGCTGGCCGGCACGACGCTGCGCGAGCACCTCGGCCTGCCGCGCCGCGAGAGCCGCCACACGCTCGCGCGCGCCGTGGCCTGA
- a CDS encoding amino acid ABC transporter permease/ATP-binding protein yields MNDTTRLATAPLGAAGEAAPADDYRHLRIVPVRHHARTAGTVLALALIALGLESVLGNPRWGWDVFAKWFLAAPVLDGLGQTLVLTLLGAVFGFALALPVALARLSASPLLRALAWGYIWLFRSIPLIVLLLLLNNLGYLYETVRIGVPFTQRVLFEAPTTGLITPFLAAVIGLSLSQAAFSAEAIRGGLLSVDHGQREAAAALGLPRGRQIRRIVLPQAMRALLPGAFNDVIGLAKSTSVVYILAMPDLFYTVQIIYHRNLEVIPLLMVATVWYLIILTALSALQVHVERHFARGATREGVAPSRLGAWWRRARRRAEADPDAARDAGPAEPAHAAGDAGWAARRAGGAVRIHNVTKRFGAHVVLDRLSLAAAPGSVTVILGQSGSGKSTLLRSINHFERIDDGFIEVDGELVGYRRAGRALHELKEAEILRRRGDVGMVFQSFNLFPHLTVLDNLLEAPLAAGVPRARARDEALALLARVGLADKARAWPRQLSGGQQQRVAIARALALKPKVLLFDEPTSALDPELVNEVLDVIRQLARSGTTLVIVTHEIGFAREVADTIVFMDQGRIVESGPPSRVLVDPAHPRTRDFLSKVL; encoded by the coding sequence ATGAACGACACCACCCGTCTCGCCACCGCGCCGCTCGGCGCCGCCGGCGAGGCCGCGCCGGCCGACGACTACCGGCATCTGCGGATCGTCCCGGTCCGCCATCACGCGCGCACGGCCGGCACCGTGCTCGCGCTCGCGCTGATCGCGCTCGGGCTCGAGTCGGTGCTCGGCAACCCGCGCTGGGGCTGGGACGTGTTCGCGAAGTGGTTCCTCGCGGCGCCGGTGCTCGACGGCCTCGGCCAGACGCTGGTGCTGACGCTGCTGGGCGCCGTGTTCGGCTTCGCGCTGGCGCTGCCGGTCGCGCTCGCGCGGCTGTCGGCCTCGCCGCTGCTGCGCGCGCTCGCGTGGGGCTACATCTGGCTGTTCCGCTCGATTCCGCTGATCGTGCTGCTGCTGTTGCTGAACAACCTCGGCTATCTCTACGAGACGGTGCGGATCGGCGTGCCGTTCACGCAGCGCGTGCTGTTCGAGGCGCCCACCACGGGGCTGATCACGCCGTTCCTCGCGGCCGTGATCGGCCTGTCGCTGAGCCAGGCCGCGTTCTCGGCCGAGGCGATCCGCGGCGGGCTGCTGTCGGTCGATCACGGCCAGCGCGAGGCCGCCGCCGCGCTCGGGCTGCCACGCGGCCGGCAGATCCGCCGCATCGTGCTGCCGCAGGCAATGCGCGCGCTGCTGCCCGGCGCGTTCAACGACGTGATCGGGCTGGCCAAGAGCACCTCGGTGGTCTACATCCTCGCGATGCCGGACCTGTTCTACACGGTGCAGATCATCTATCACCGCAATCTCGAGGTGATCCCGCTGCTGATGGTCGCGACGGTCTGGTACCTGATCATCCTGACCGCGCTGTCGGCGCTGCAGGTCCACGTCGAGCGCCATTTCGCGCGCGGCGCGACGCGCGAGGGCGTCGCGCCGTCGCGGCTCGGCGCGTGGTGGCGCCGTGCGCGGCGCCGCGCGGAGGCGGACCCTGACGCGGCCCGGGACGCGGGCCCGGCCGAACCGGCGCATGCCGCCGGCGACGCGGGCTGGGCCGCTCGCCGCGCGGGCGGCGCGGTGCGGATCCACAACGTGACGAAGCGCTTCGGCGCGCACGTCGTGCTCGACCGCCTCTCGCTGGCGGCGGCGCCGGGCAGCGTGACGGTGATCCTCGGCCAGTCCGGCTCCGGCAAATCCACGCTGCTGCGCTCGATCAACCACTTCGAGCGCATCGACGACGGCTTCATCGAGGTCGACGGCGAGCTGGTCGGCTACCGTCGCGCGGGCCGCGCGCTCCACGAACTGAAGGAGGCGGAGATCCTGCGCCGGCGCGGCGACGTCGGCATGGTGTTCCAGAGCTTCAACCTGTTCCCGCACCTGACGGTGCTCGACAATCTGCTCGAGGCGCCGCTCGCGGCCGGCGTGCCGCGCGCGCGGGCGCGCGACGAGGCGCTCGCGCTGCTGGCGCGGGTGGGCCTGGCCGACAAGGCGCGGGCCTGGCCGCGCCAGCTGTCGGGCGGCCAGCAGCAGCGCGTGGCGATCGCGCGGGCGCTGGCGCTCAAGCCGAAGGTGCTGCTGTTCGACGAGCCGACTTCGGCGCTCGATCCCGAGCTCGTCAACGAGGTGCTCGACGTGATCCGCCAGCTCGCGCGCTCCGGCACCACGCTCGTGATCGTCACGCACGAGATCGGCTTCGCGCGCGAGGTGGCCGATACCATCGTGTTCATGGACCAGGGGCGTATCGTCGAATCGGGGCCGCCGTCGCGCGTGCTGGTCGATCCGGCCCATCCGCGCACGCGTGATTTCCTGTCGAAGGTGTTATGA
- a CDS encoding GNAT family N-acetyltransferase, giving the protein MSSPLLKPAVAAAPDVFVSIVADDPRARPLFDELAFEYRSRYAGLIDDAALRDEMVRYPAALFVPPAGAFILLLRGGTAIAGGAFMPHADPGTTEFKRIWVDRAHRRQGLSRRVLAELERRAAVQGYTRVYLGTGPRQPEAISLYLTSGYRLLAAHDFGEDAEPGYRFDKLLAGGA; this is encoded by the coding sequence ATGAGTTCACCGCTGTTGAAGCCGGCCGTGGCCGCCGCGCCCGACGTGTTCGTGTCGATCGTCGCCGACGATCCGCGCGCGCGTCCGCTGTTCGACGAGCTCGCGTTCGAATACCGCAGCCGCTACGCGGGCCTGATCGACGACGCCGCGCTGCGCGACGAGATGGTCCGCTATCCGGCCGCGCTGTTCGTGCCGCCCGCCGGCGCGTTCATCCTGCTGCTGCGCGGCGGCACGGCGATCGCGGGCGGCGCGTTCATGCCCCACGCAGACCCCGGCACGACCGAGTTCAAGCGCATCTGGGTGGACCGCGCGCACCGCCGGCAGGGCCTGTCGCGCCGCGTGCTGGCCGAACTGGAGCGGCGCGCGGCCGTGCAGGGCTATACGCGCGTCTATCTCGGCACCGGGCCGCGCCAGCCGGAGGCGATCTCGCTGTACCTGACGAGCGGCTATCGGCTGCTGGCCGCGCATGATTTCGGCGAGGACGCCGAGCCCGGTTATCGCTTCGACAAGCTGCTGGCGGGTGGCGCCTGA